The Plectropomus leopardus isolate mb chromosome 2, YSFRI_Pleo_2.0, whole genome shotgun sequence genome has a window encoding:
- the LOC121958831 gene encoding uncharacterized protein LOC121958831, protein MSAQSTKKKRFGSRRRAANQNEKPKADEFEITDSTFIAQPHIPEENTESLNEFASAENVQSEAQPSPELSGNRRKLGSSRRHKRPHVKDSQHDPGEEVEEKIRGKETIETNQMSLTIQPKSQEELSQGTEDDMSATHGVHLYSATSRYYSSEIQNLTTNYAEADLESLIPKSENLHADLDENESSSEVVSDSCIAEEYVQEGNDKSNTLHSEDIRQSAHLVGISELTSSDVFSCQKVDQQLIDQSNTSKMPDEKLSDVDSVTEKDDDTDLSKQDGNLQGNYIVSESHGDSVSMQFYITPEITTEKISPRKNTVGQATISSPKEELPTDEEQNEHFSFSEDRGTPQSEDAMNKVHKQEIKPTEMHEISPDSNIHDATENSEFISGNLVDQTEMSDTHQSLLILKVDDDSPTYQELSSSDSKSHERPTKENFQALEQNNEDCHVYEFKEPPISSKDRVNTALGQVSELGGRVEDDVKPAEQTGHQEKEGLLSDMEESESSLQTLQSEINVPFDSQHQQNYTDFHPLGNRRKLGLSRKNKGRRHVKDSAAESNQESTEDFVGNTKNHEFLQLTEMTLTTEIAVQEEINETMLEGKDKFDTAQTEDVSDQVHENANVATLVGSDLHASSTVDQQMIKESNFWEIPDEELPNVSSAPEKESKEREEDTELLRQDENVQTNYLVSEDIESSVASEITTDKHNPREQTEPESSVEREISSSTKQELPTNEEQNEIFHLSEDKGDHKSEDTVNALHKEEIKPAQMQEMPQIHCSPESVKHEATENSEIIFGNLTDQTEVNDTHQSLLIVKINDDSPTNQEPSSPDSKLDDHTPKEHNSEVLEQKK, encoded by the coding sequence TCACTAAATGAATTTGCAAGTGCTGAAAATGTACAATCTGAGGCACAACCTTCCCCTGAACTGTCAGGAAACAGACGAAAACTGGGGTCTAGTCGAAGACATAAAAGACCGCATGTTAAGGACTCGCAACACGACCCTGGAGAGGAAGTTGAGGAAAAGATTAGGGGAAAGGAAACCATCGaaacaaatcaaatgtcacTTACAATACAACCTAAAAGCCAGGAAGAATTAAGTCAGGGGACTGAGGATGATATGTCTGCAACACATGGCGTGCATTTGTATTCAGCCACTTCTCGTTATTATTCTTCTGAAATTCAGAACTTAACAACAAACTACGCAGAGGCTGACCTGGAAAGTTTAATTCccaaaagtgaaaatctgcatGCAGACCTAGATGAAAATGAGAGCAGCTCCGAAGTGGTATCTGACTCTTGTATAGCAGAGGAGTACGTGCAAGAAGGAAATGACAAATCTAACACTCTTCACAGTGAGGACATCAGACAAAGTGCACATCTTGTTGGCATCTCCGAGTTAACTAgttctgatgttttttcatgtcagAAAGTAGATCAGCAGCTGATTGACCAATCTAATACTAGCAAAATGCCAGATGAAAAACTTTCAGATGTGGATTCTGTAACAGAAAAAGATGATGACACAGATTTGTCAAAGCAGGATGGAAACTTACAGGGCAACTACATAGTGAGTGAGTCACATGGGGATTCAGTATCCATGCAGTTTTATATCACACCAGAGATAACTACAGAAAAAATCAGCCCGAGAAAAAACACTGTTGGGCAAGCAACTATTTCGTCACCAAAAGAGGAGTTGCCAACAGATGAGGAACAAAATGAGCACTTCAGCTTTTCTGAGGACAGAGGAACGCCTCAATCAGAGGATGCTATGAATAAAGTGCATAAACAAGAGATTAAGCCAACAGAAATGCATGAAATCTCACCTGACAGTAATATACATGATGCCACAGAAAATTCTGAATTTATTTCTGGAAACCTGGTAGACCAAACTGAAATGAGTGATACACACCAatctttattgattttaaaagttGATGATGATTCTCCTACCTATCAGGAACTTTCAAGTTCTGACAGCAAATCACATGAGCgtccaacaaaagaaaactttcaaGCTTTAGAGCAGAATAATGAGGATTGCCATGTTTATGAATTCAAGGAACCACCGATCAGCAGCAAAGACAGAGTCAATACTGCACTAGGTCAGGTGTCTGAGCTGGGAGGCCGAGTAGAGGATGATGTAAAACCTGCTGAACAAACAGGTCATCAGGAGAAAGAAGGACTCTTATCTGACATGGAGGAGAGTGAATCATCGTTGCAAACTCTGCAATCAGAAATAAATGTTCCTTTTGACTCCCAACATCAGCAAAATTACACTGACTTCCATCCACTTGGGAACAGAAGAAAACTGGGGTTGAGCCGAAAAAATAAAGGAAGACGTCATGTCAAGGACTCTGCAGCTGAATCAAACCAAGAGTCAACAGAGGATTTTGTTGGAAATACCAAGAATCACGAATTCCTTCAACTAACAGAAATGACATTAACAACAGAGATAGCAGTGCaggaagaaataaatgaaaccaTGCTGGAAGGAAAGGACAAATTTGACACTGCTCAGACTGAAGATGTTAGTGATCAAgttcatgaaaatgcaaatgttgccaCACTTGTTGGCTCTGACTTACATGCAAGTTCAACAGTAGATCAGCAAATGATCAAGGAATCAAATTTCTGGGAGATACCAGATGAAGAACTTCCCAATGTGTCCTCTGcaccagaaaaagaaagcaaggaaagagaggaggacacagaACTGCTCAGACAGgatgaaaatgtacaaaccaACTATTTGGTGAGTGAGGACATAGAGTCTTCTGTTGCATCAGAGATAACCACAGATAAACACAACCCCAGAGAGCAAACAGAACCCGAATCCAGTGTTGAACGAGAAATATCTTCATCAACAAAACAGGAGCTGCCCACAAATGAGgaacaaaatgaaattttccATTTATCTGAAGACAAGGGTGATCATAAGTCAGAGGACACTGTAAACGCACTGCATAAAGAGGAGATAAAGCCAGCCCAAATGCAAGAAATGCCTCAAATTCATTGCTCACCTGAAAGTGTAAAACATGAAGCCACAGAAAATTCTGAAATCATTTTTGGAAATCTGACAGATCAAACTGAAGTCAATGACACACACCAATCTTTATTGATTGTGAAAATTAATGATGATTCTCCAACCAATCAGGAACCTTCAAGTCCTGACAGCAAACTGGATGACCATACTCCAAAAGAACACAACTCTGAGGTTTTGGAGCAGAAAAAATGA